A region from the Vibrio navarrensis genome encodes:
- the cls gene encoding cardiolipin synthase, which translates to MDKFYHFLTLAGIGLYWVLVAGVTLRVVLKRRAVSVSLAWLMIIYILPVLGIACYFLFGELNLGRKRAERAKEMFTPYAKWFSQLNDCQAHTPESMGHHIYRIDELCNNRLGLPALSGNSLSLQRSPDEILHSVIRDIEAAQSSIRMVFYIWHPGGLADSVASALIQAAKRGVDVKLLLDSAGSPRFFRSPWYSMMKTAGIHVVQALEVSPWRIFLRRLDLRQHRKIIVIDDEIAYTGSMNLVDPAFFKQSSGVGQWIDIMVRITGPTVNVLSAIHCWDWEVETGSRFLPRLPECPLDAELHKHPIQVVPSGPGMPEYLIYQALTLAINQANHSVTITTPYFVPSADLLETLKMTAQRGIQVELIIPHKNDSMMVQWASRAFYTELMEAGVKIYEFYGGLLHTKSVVIDKQFCLVGTVNLDMRSLWLNFEVTLAIEDLQFTLEMHQLQQEYKAQSHKLRLQQWNERSLYSRFLERLFYLFNPLL; encoded by the coding sequence ATGGATAAGTTCTACCACTTTCTTACTCTGGCAGGCATCGGTTTATACTGGGTACTGGTTGCCGGGGTCACCTTGCGAGTTGTGTTGAAGCGACGAGCTGTGAGCGTCTCGCTGGCATGGCTGATGATAATCTACATCTTGCCTGTGTTGGGCATTGCCTGCTATTTCCTGTTTGGTGAGTTGAACTTAGGCCGTAAACGCGCCGAGCGAGCCAAAGAGATGTTTACTCCCTACGCGAAATGGTTCTCGCAACTAAACGATTGCCAAGCGCACACACCAGAATCGATGGGGCACCATATCTATCGGATAGATGAGCTGTGTAACAATCGCCTCGGCTTACCCGCTCTAAGCGGTAACTCGCTTTCGCTGCAACGCTCACCAGACGAGATACTGCATTCTGTAATTCGCGATATCGAAGCGGCGCAAAGCAGTATCCGTATGGTGTTTTACATCTGGCATCCCGGAGGGCTTGCGGATTCGGTCGCCTCTGCACTGATTCAAGCAGCCAAACGAGGGGTGGATGTGAAACTGCTGCTCGATTCCGCAGGCAGCCCACGCTTTTTCCGTAGCCCATGGTATTCGATGATGAAAACCGCCGGCATTCACGTGGTTCAGGCACTTGAAGTGAGTCCTTGGCGGATATTCCTACGCCGACTCGATTTACGCCAACATCGCAAGATCATCGTTATAGATGATGAAATTGCTTACACTGGTTCAATGAATCTGGTTGACCCGGCTTTTTTCAAACAGAGCAGCGGCGTCGGACAGTGGATCGACATCATGGTGCGTATCACCGGGCCTACGGTGAATGTGCTCTCAGCCATCCATTGCTGGGACTGGGAAGTGGAAACTGGCTCTCGATTCCTGCCTAGATTACCCGAATGCCCTTTGGATGCCGAGCTGCACAAGCATCCCATTCAAGTGGTTCCCTCTGGCCCAGGTATGCCTGAGTATCTGATCTATCAAGCGCTGACGCTGGCGATCAACCAAGCCAACCACTCAGTGACGATCACAACCCCTTACTTTGTGCCGAGTGCCGATTTGCTCGAAACACTCAAAATGACCGCGCAAAGAGGGATTCAGGTTGAGTTGATCATTCCGCACAAGAACGACTCCATGATGGTGCAGTGGGCCTCACGCGCTTTTTATACTGAGCTAATGGAAGCGGGTGTGAAAATCTATGAGTTTTACGGCGGCTTACTGCACACCAAATCGGTCGTCATCGATAAGCAATTCTGCCTAGTCGGCACGGTCAACCTTGATATGCGCAGCCTGTGGCTGAACTTCGAAGTCACGCTCGCTATTGAGGATCTGCAATTTACCTTAGAGATGCACCAGCTCCAGCAAGAATATAAAGCGCAGTCACACAAACTACGACTACAACAATGGAATGAACGCAGCCTCTATTCTCGCTTCCTTGAAAGGCTCTTTTATCTGTTTAATCCTTTGCTGTGA
- a CDS encoding cystathionine beta-lyase — protein sequence MSEGKQTKFVTAGRNKKWTNGVVNPPVQRASTVVFESVAEKHHAMVNRANKTLFYGRRGTTTHFAFQEAMVEIEGGAGCALYPCGTAAISNAILSFVESGDHLLMVDTCYEPTRDFCDKILKKFGVETTYYDPMIGEDIRSLIKPNTKVLFTESPGSITMEVQDIPTLARIAHEHSIIVMLDNTWAAGVNFSPFEHGVDISIQAATKYIVGHSDVMLGTAVASEQYWDQLREQSYLMGQCVSPDDAYLGLRGIRTLDVRLRQHAENSLKVAEWLATRPEVDHVRHPALPSCPGHEFFKRDFTGGNGLFSFVLKTSCPKATTALLDGMQHFSMGYSWGGFESLILANEPKSFNSLRTIANPNFTGTLIRLHIGLEDINDLIADLQAGLERYNAVLLEKEVSLSQ from the coding sequence ATGTCGGAAGGCAAACAAACAAAATTCGTGACGGCGGGACGCAATAAAAAATGGACCAACGGAGTGGTAAACCCTCCAGTACAACGCGCTTCGACTGTCGTTTTTGAGAGTGTGGCGGAAAAGCATCATGCGATGGTAAATCGCGCCAACAAAACCTTGTTCTACGGACGTCGCGGTACGACAACGCACTTTGCCTTTCAAGAAGCGATGGTGGAAATTGAAGGTGGCGCGGGCTGTGCGCTTTACCCCTGCGGCACCGCAGCCATCAGTAACGCGATTCTTTCGTTCGTCGAGTCCGGCGACCATCTGTTGATGGTGGATACCTGCTATGAACCCACCCGCGACTTCTGTGACAAAATCCTTAAAAAATTCGGCGTTGAGACCACTTATTACGATCCGATGATCGGTGAAGACATCCGTTCACTGATCAAACCGAACACCAAAGTGCTGTTTACCGAATCTCCGGGTTCTATCACCATGGAAGTACAGGACATTCCGACACTCGCGCGCATCGCTCACGAGCACAGCATCATTGTCATGCTGGATAACACTTGGGCGGCAGGCGTGAATTTCTCGCCATTTGAACATGGTGTCGATATTTCCATTCAAGCAGCAACTAAGTACATCGTTGGTCATTCTGATGTGATGTTAGGCACCGCGGTTGCCAGCGAGCAATACTGGGATCAACTGCGCGAGCAAAGCTACTTGATGGGCCAGTGCGTTTCGCCAGATGACGCTTATCTTGGCCTACGCGGCATTCGTACTTTGGACGTGCGTCTGCGCCAACATGCGGAAAACAGCCTAAAAGTTGCCGAATGGCTCGCAACGCGCCCCGAAGTCGACCATGTTCGCCACCCCGCTCTACCGAGCTGTCCGGGGCACGAATTTTTCAAGCGCGATTTCACTGGTGGTAACGGACTGTTTTCATTCGTGCTAAAAACCAGCTGCCCAAAAGCGACCACGGCACTGTTAGATGGAATGCAACACTTTAGCATGGGCTACTCTTGGGGCGGGTTTGAAAGCTTGATCTTGGCCAATGAGCCCAAGAGCTTTAACAGCCTGCGCACCATCGCCAATCCAAATTTTACAGGCACGCTCATTCGCCTACATATTGGGCTGGAAGATATCAACGACCTGATTGCCGATCTACAAGCTGGGCTTGAACGCTACAACGCTGTGCTGTTAGAAAAAGAAGTTTCACTCAGTCAGTAG
- a CDS encoding DNA-3-methyladenine glycosylase I codes for MTEQNTCAWAMNHPLEREYHDAEWGKPVYDDRKLFEFITLEGAQAGLSWITVLKKREGYRQAFEDYDISLLSTYGEERVAEIIEQFDVVRHKGKIASVFSNAKAAIALQQEFGSLSNALWQFVEHKPVVNPWTSMQQVPASTEQSKAMSKFLKKRGFKFVGETICYAFMQAVGMVDDHVVGCPCKAQP; via the coding sequence ATGACAGAACAGAATACCTGTGCATGGGCGATGAACCACCCCTTGGAGCGTGAATATCATGACGCTGAATGGGGCAAGCCTGTTTATGATGACAGAAAATTATTTGAATTTATTACCTTAGAAGGGGCTCAAGCTGGGTTGAGCTGGATTACGGTGCTGAAAAAGCGCGAAGGTTATCGTCAGGCATTTGAGGATTATGATATATCGCTTCTCTCTACGTATGGTGAGGAGCGTGTCGCTGAAATTATTGAACAGTTTGATGTGGTGAGACATAAAGGAAAAATTGCTTCGGTGTTTAGTAATGCAAAAGCGGCGATTGCGCTGCAACAAGAGTTTGGCTCACTCAGCAACGCGTTGTGGCAGTTTGTCGAGCATAAACCTGTGGTGAATCCGTGGACGTCGATGCAGCAAGTTCCTGCCTCTACAGAGCAATCAAAAGCGATGAGCAAGTTTTTGAAAAAACGTGGGTTTAAGTTTGTTGGAGAGACGATTTGTTACGCCTTCATGCAGGCAGTTGGTATGGTCGATGATCACGTGGTTGGCTGCCCTTGTAAAGCGCAACCCTAA
- a CDS encoding efflux RND transporter periplasmic adaptor subunit — protein MKQWTYFSALASIVLLSGCGEGQQAIAPAIPNVKVAGQVDSATPDTLYFPAVAHAAQRSQLSFRVAGEVTNLHVREGDRILKGAVIAELDPTDYRLEVENAQARFSVVDSQFNRSKPLVEKGLLAKSQFDEIAAQREIALAELELAKLRLSFTQLKAPMDGIISRVNVEKFENVQVGQQVVNIHSLDAVEVLIQLPDQLYTNQPSQEKLSQIQASVRVPSGNEYVASVQEFTTEPDPTTGTFTVTLSMPMPKNEFILDGMAVEVTARGEQVGLDLNRGIRVPIEAVFNADGDSLNADNKFVWIVNADSTVSKRKVVVGKASKESVQIYQGLNKDDQVVVAGIARLRDGMAVKVVAQEAGNE, from the coding sequence GTGAAGCAATGGACATATTTTAGCGCGTTGGCCTCCATCGTGCTGCTGAGCGGATGTGGAGAGGGGCAACAAGCCATAGCGCCAGCGATTCCTAACGTAAAAGTAGCAGGTCAGGTAGACAGTGCAACGCCAGACACGCTTTATTTTCCTGCGGTGGCTCATGCCGCACAGAGATCTCAATTGAGCTTTCGCGTCGCGGGTGAAGTCACTAATCTGCATGTTCGTGAAGGGGATAGGATCCTCAAAGGCGCAGTGATCGCAGAACTCGACCCAACCGACTATCGATTAGAGGTTGAAAATGCCCAAGCGCGCTTTTCCGTGGTGGACAGCCAGTTCAATCGCTCCAAGCCTTTGGTTGAAAAAGGGCTATTGGCAAAATCGCAATTTGATGAAATTGCGGCGCAAAGAGAAATCGCCCTAGCCGAATTAGAACTGGCTAAATTACGCCTCTCATTTACTCAACTGAAAGCGCCGATGGATGGCATTATCTCTCGCGTTAATGTGGAGAAGTTTGAGAACGTGCAAGTTGGCCAGCAAGTGGTCAATATCCACAGCTTGGATGCGGTAGAAGTGTTGATTCAATTGCCAGATCAGCTTTATACCAATCAGCCATCCCAAGAAAAATTATCGCAAATTCAAGCAAGTGTCCGTGTTCCCAGTGGCAATGAATATGTGGCAAGTGTTCAAGAGTTCACCACAGAACCCGATCCTACAACGGGCACGTTTACCGTCACCTTGTCGATGCCTATGCCGAAAAACGAATTTATTCTTGACGGCATGGCAGTGGAAGTGACAGCGAGAGGAGAGCAAGTGGGATTGGATCTCAATCGAGGGATCCGAGTGCCAATCGAAGCGGTATTCAATGCTGACGGTGATTCGCTCAATGCTGACAATAAGTTTGTCTGGATTGTGAACGCCGATAGCACGGTAAGTAAGCGCAAAGTTGTGGTCGGTAAAGCTTCGAAAGAGAGCGTGCAGATCTACCAAGGCTTAAACAAGGATGATCAAGTCGTGGTCGCGGGAATTGCCAGACTGCGGGATGGTATGGCGGTGAAAGTGGTTGCTCAGGAGGCTGGCAATGAATGA
- a CDS encoding IS982 family transposase, with protein MDKLIETFCDVDDFCQLFIEQWQQQLIEVGELKRRRACKLSPAEIMTILIHFHQSHYRDFKSYYLLYVCRNLTKYFPNLLSYTRFLGMTASVVVPMCSYLTSKLGKPTGIQFVDSTKIEVCHIIRAKRNKVFEGVACHGKGTMGWSFGFKLHLIINHLGELVALKLTKGNEDDRKPVPEMADTIWGKLYGDKGYISKALTGELLDKGVELITTVRKNMKKKFISLWDRALLKKRFIIETVNDQLKNISYIEHSRHRSMHGFILNLLGGLIAYCLRDRKPSLDLTAQEFELLESNCLVHAATCYRTLGVMEKRAWCD; from the coding sequence ATGGACAAATTAATTGAAACCTTCTGTGATGTCGATGATTTCTGTCAGTTGTTTATTGAGCAGTGGCAACAGCAACTCATCGAAGTCGGTGAACTCAAGCGCCGTAGGGCCTGTAAGCTATCTCCAGCTGAGATAATGACCATCCTTATTCACTTTCACCAATCCCACTATCGAGATTTCAAGAGCTACTATTTGCTCTATGTGTGCCGTAATCTGACCAAATACTTTCCAAACCTTTTAAGTTACACGAGATTCCTTGGTATGACGGCTAGCGTAGTCGTGCCAATGTGCAGTTATCTGACATCAAAGCTAGGTAAGCCTACGGGTATCCAGTTTGTAGACTCGACCAAGATTGAGGTTTGCCACATCATTCGAGCCAAAAGAAATAAAGTGTTTGAAGGTGTTGCCTGCCATGGAAAGGGGACGATGGGCTGGTCTTTCGGCTTCAAACTTCATCTGATCATCAATCACCTAGGCGAGCTTGTCGCCCTCAAATTGACTAAAGGCAATGAAGATGACAGGAAGCCAGTACCAGAGATGGCTGATACAATCTGGGGGAAACTGTACGGTGATAAAGGCTATATCAGCAAAGCTTTAACAGGTGAGCTTCTGGATAAGGGCGTTGAACTCATTACCACGGTTCGTAAGAACATGAAGAAGAAATTTATCTCTTTATGGGACCGAGCGTTACTGAAAAAACGTTTTATTATCGAGACAGTGAATGACCAGTTGAAGAACATTTCGTATATCGAGCATTCTCGCCATCGAAGTATGCATGGTTTTATCCTGAATCTGTTGGGAGGATTAATCGCGTACTGCTTGAGGGATAGAAAGCCCAGTCTAGATCTAACAGCTCAAGAATTTGAGCTGTTAGAGAGTAATTGCTTAGTTCATGCAGCAACTTGCTACCGAACGTTGGGAGTTATGGAAAAAAGAGCATGGTGTGATTGA